A region of Vibrio chagasii DNA encodes the following proteins:
- a CDS encoding LssY C-terminal domain-containing protein, whose product MFDGLGLFLGALGDALIGPNLFVPGEPFFIAAGFQLYSGAWMALVLVMLGGFVGDQLSYFIGLKWGRTAQKKLIKFRPKTKRVIARCRYLIAKKGTYIIVAARLLGPIAWVVPVIAGSHRVKWHSFTLLSSIGLLLGGGQFIAWGMLLAHGVEQFPLLGAVKVFLSEHQSLLIGLVAVIIFVVVGNKLKWRKLTLKTSAFLVAWLCYANYAHFFWKADDFQNQQTSAQMNSVDLQQVTYKAFPGLSPIYDAQAINVVYVGESPRELMNQLGWIENQTFSRNDIEWSSYLTLLKDKTPPVSDLYWRNQPQDMAFQLPGNLMKRSHIRWWNAGLDRNSNQTKWLGAISYDDGLKVTPYSGIVTVLHKIDPNVDEERDRLAQQIKSTYPNMELVNLPLANAQVMNDQHDYYTDGKILVIGSTTYSDDSQTLDVAVNDI is encoded by the coding sequence ATGTTTGATGGACTAGGGCTGTTTTTGGGAGCATTGGGTGATGCTCTCATTGGCCCAAACCTATTTGTACCGGGAGAGCCCTTTTTTATCGCTGCGGGCTTTCAACTGTATTCAGGTGCATGGATGGCGTTGGTGCTTGTAATGTTAGGTGGTTTCGTTGGGGATCAACTGAGTTACTTCATTGGCTTAAAGTGGGGCAGAACAGCCCAAAAGAAGCTTATTAAATTTCGACCAAAAACCAAAAGAGTGATCGCTCGGTGTCGTTATCTCATTGCGAAGAAGGGCACATATATCATAGTGGCGGCACGCCTTTTGGGGCCTATTGCTTGGGTTGTTCCTGTTATCGCTGGATCTCATCGCGTTAAGTGGCACAGTTTTACTCTGTTGTCTTCGATAGGTTTATTGCTTGGCGGTGGTCAATTTATTGCTTGGGGTATGTTGTTGGCACATGGTGTCGAACAGTTTCCTTTATTGGGCGCGGTTAAGGTTTTCTTAAGCGAGCACCAAAGCTTGCTGATTGGTTTAGTTGCAGTGATCATTTTTGTTGTTGTGGGTAACAAACTTAAATGGCGTAAGTTGACCTTGAAAACCAGCGCATTTTTAGTGGCTTGGCTGTGTTACGCAAATTATGCCCATTTCTTCTGGAAAGCTGATGACTTTCAAAATCAACAAACATCGGCACAGATGAACTCTGTCGACTTACAACAAGTGACTTACAAAGCGTTTCCTGGGCTTTCTCCAATCTATGATGCGCAAGCGATCAATGTTGTTTATGTCGGAGAATCGCCTCGTGAACTCATGAACCAGTTAGGCTGGATAGAAAATCAAACGTTCTCTCGAAATGATATTGAGTGGTCGAGTTACCTAACTCTCTTAAAAGATAAGACACCGCCTGTATCTGACTTGTATTGGCGAAACCAACCACAAGATATGGCCTTTCAATTGCCTGGAAACCTGATGAAGAGAAGCCATATTCGCTGGTGGAATGCGGGGTTAGACAGAAACAGTAATCAAACAAAATGGTTAGGAGCAATCAGCTACGATGATGGTTTAAAAGTGACACCGTATTCTGGCATTGTCACCGTACTCCATAAAATAGATCCGAATGTTGATGAAGAGCGCGATCGGTTGGCGCAACAAATTAAATCGACTTACCCGAATATGGAACTGGTCAATTTACCTCTAGCGAATGCACAAGTAATGAATGATCAACATGACTACTACACAGACGGAAAGATCTTGGTTATTGGCTCAACGACATACAGTGATGATTCACAAACCTTAGATGTTGCAGTGAATGATATATAA
- a CDS encoding VOC family protein, whose protein sequence is MQMNPVGWFEIYVDDMVRAKSFYEAVFKVTLEKLDNETGIDIEMWVFPSDMDKYGATGALCSMPDVKAGGNSTMVYFSCDDCATEASLAAANGGVLQVPKMAIGQHGFISVVSDTEGNVIGLHSMT, encoded by the coding sequence ATGCAAATGAATCCGGTTGGTTGGTTTGAAATCTATGTCGACGATATGGTGAGAGCCAAATCCTTTTATGAGGCCGTCTTTAAAGTGACGCTAGAGAAGTTAGATAACGAAACGGGCATCGATATTGAAATGTGGGTATTTCCTAGCGATATGGACAAATACGGCGCGACAGGGGCTTTGTGCTCGATGCCTGATGTTAAGGCTGGGGGCAATAGCACTATGGTGTACTTCTCTTGTGATGATTGTGCGACAGAAGCAAGCTTGGCGGCAGCGAATGGTGGTGTTCTACAAGTACCTAAAATGGCGATTGGACAACATGGTTTTATCAGCGTGGTCAGCGATACTGAAGGCAATGTCATTGGATTGCATTCGATGACTTAA
- a CDS encoding glycosyltransferase, which produces MEPVSIVVITLNEEKRISRLMEELSVQTHQEFEVIVVDSNSEDNTREVAQAYESALPKLTVHHMQERGVSLGRNTGAALAQYNRILFLDADVSLPRNFLAKALYELEENKLEVAGVYMSSKGLPLVHKFGYGLFNAGLFATQFFFPTAIGACIFSTKRAHEEIGGFDEEIVLCEDCDYVKRASKTWRFRFLNMTFGFDPRRLDQDGVVKTGSTYLKANIRRFFKGEMRNNEMNYEFGHYKEQ; this is translated from the coding sequence ATGGAACCGGTAAGTATTGTCGTTATTACGTTAAACGAAGAGAAACGCATTAGCCGCTTAATGGAAGAGTTGAGCGTGCAAACCCATCAAGAGTTCGAAGTGATCGTGGTCGACTCAAACAGTGAAGATAACACCAGAGAAGTCGCACAAGCCTATGAAAGTGCGTTGCCGAAATTGACTGTCCACCATATGCAAGAACGTGGTGTTAGCCTTGGTCGAAACACCGGTGCCGCTTTAGCGCAGTACAACAGAATCCTTTTCTTGGATGCCGACGTTAGCCTACCTCGTAACTTCCTTGCAAAAGCATTGTATGAGCTAGAAGAGAATAAGCTTGAAGTCGCTGGCGTATATATGAGTTCAAAAGGGCTGCCACTAGTTCATAAATTCGGTTATGGGCTGTTTAATGCGGGCTTATTTGCGACTCAGTTCTTTTTCCCGACCGCTATTGGCGCGTGTATTTTCTCAACCAAACGAGCGCATGAAGAGATCGGCGGCTTTGATGAAGAGATTGTTCTTTGTGAGGACTGTGATTACGTAAAACGTGCGAGCAAAACATGGCGATTTAGATTCCTAAATATGACCTTTGGCTTTGACCCACGTCGATTAGACCAAGATGGTGTTGTGAAGACGGGTTCAACTTACCTTAAAGCCAATATAAGACGCTTCTTTAAAGGCGAAATGCGTAACAACGAAATGAACTACGAGTTTGGTCATTACAAAGAGCAGTAA
- the rplY gene encoding 50S ribosomal protein L25: MKFEAVVRTELGKGASRRLRHAGKFPAVIYGGEAAAVSIELNHDEVINQMDKPEFYEVITLVVDGAEVKVKPQDVQRHAYKPKVEHMDFIRI, from the coding sequence ATGAAATTTGAAGCAGTAGTACGTACTGAACTAGGTAAAGGTGCGAGCCGCCGCCTACGTCACGCTGGTAAATTCCCAGCTGTAATCTACGGTGGTGAAGCAGCAGCTGTATCTATCGAACTTAATCACGACGAAGTGATCAACCAAATGGACAAGCCTGAGTTCTACGAAGTAATCACTCTAGTGGTTGACGGCGCTGAAGTTAAGGTTAAGCCACAAGACGTTCAACGTCACGCTTACAAGCCAAAAGTTGAGCACATGGACTTCATCCGCATCTAA
- a CDS encoding ATP-binding protein, with translation MNLKKRTLKNISLKSRLLLAAAFWLGAMILAAGVGIPKLVNDYLVDDMKQQLALTMDELTANIETNDNGNLIMAERLSDPRFNQPYSGIYWRASTQDQIIRSRSLWDKDLTIKRSPIHTSVKGPEKEKLIYIEQDIYLPSLSDPITITIGIDEDPLESTLAELTGQVWLILMLLFVGVLMLIGIQVSWSLLPLSKMQRELVMLRKGEQQGLSDNYPKEVSPLVSDLNALLFHYQELLERARNHAGNLSHALKTPLSVMKNEIEMLPDNEKKLLQQPIQQIQSQIDYHLGRARMAGAMNILSVKSSPCERVEAISMAFDKVYAANEVTMINELDSELEVAVEKTDLDEMVGNLLENSYKWANSIIRVHANELTDGNVELIIEDDGQGIPEEKLEQVTKRGVRLDETTPGTGLGLNIVNEMAHSYRGSLTLSKSSMGGLKASLVLKVSQAS, from the coding sequence ATGAATCTAAAGAAAAGAACACTTAAAAACATCAGTCTAAAAAGCCGCTTGCTTCTCGCTGCGGCTTTTTGGCTAGGTGCGATGATATTAGCGGCCGGTGTTGGTATACCAAAACTGGTGAACGATTACCTTGTTGACGACATGAAGCAGCAACTTGCCCTAACCATGGACGAGCTCACCGCCAATATTGAAACCAATGACAATGGCAACCTAATCATGGCAGAACGCCTGTCTGACCCGAGGTTTAACCAACCTTACAGCGGTATTTATTGGCGAGCTTCAACTCAAGATCAAATCATTCGTTCTCGCTCCTTATGGGACAAAGACCTCACCATCAAACGTTCTCCTATTCACACTTCCGTTAAAGGACCAGAAAAAGAGAAGCTGATTTACATTGAGCAAGATATCTACCTGCCTTCACTGAGCGACCCAATTACCATCACCATTGGTATTGACGAAGACCCACTCGAGTCGACGCTAGCGGAGTTAACGGGTCAGGTATGGCTTATCCTGATGCTGTTATTTGTCGGCGTACTCATGTTGATTGGTATTCAAGTTAGCTGGTCTCTATTACCGCTGAGCAAGATGCAACGTGAGCTGGTAATGCTGAGAAAAGGTGAACAACAAGGGCTAAGCGACAACTACCCGAAAGAGGTCTCGCCGCTCGTCTCTGATCTTAATGCCCTACTCTTTCACTACCAAGAGTTACTGGAGCGTGCTCGTAACCACGCAGGTAACCTATCTCATGCGTTAAAGACACCGTTGTCGGTGATGAAAAATGAAATTGAGATGCTGCCTGACAACGAGAAGAAGCTATTACAACAACCGATTCAACAGATCCAAAGCCAGATAGATTATCACCTTGGTCGCGCTCGTATGGCAGGTGCGATGAACATTCTTTCGGTGAAATCCTCACCTTGTGAGCGTGTTGAAGCGATTTCGATGGCGTTTGATAAAGTTTATGCCGCCAATGAAGTCACTATGATCAATGAACTGGATTCTGAACTAGAGGTTGCTGTAGAAAAAACCGACCTTGATGAGATGGTCGGAAACCTACTCGAGAACAGCTACAAGTGGGCTAATAGTATTATCCGTGTGCACGCTAACGAGCTTACCGACGGTAATGTCGAGTTGATCATTGAGGATGATGGACAAGGCATACCCGAAGAGAAGCTCGAACAAGTGACCAAGCGCGGCGTAAGGCTAGACGAAACCACGCCAGGAACAGGTCTAGGGCTGAATATTGTCAATGAGATGGCACACAGTTACCGTGGCAGCTTAACGCTAAGTAAGAGCTCAATGGGTGGCTTAAAAGCTTCTCTTGTTCTAAAGGTATCTCAAGCCTCTTAA